In a genomic window of Bordetella petrii:
- a CDS encoding LysR family transcriptional regulator yields the protein MESSPIQLNDIALFVEVARRKSFSMAARALSMPTSTLSRRIGQLEQAIGLRLINRNTRRLELTDAGAAYLRRCQGLVDEARLAHEQLLTLSARPQGRLSISIPYSMAIWLLPEALQAFTERYPDLECEFDLSLKPTENSQGGPFDVALRFGREQVAAELATEDPTVQQIATLDSYLYASADYLQTHGEPRQPADLSAHECLRTAIDREHSVWTLRNGDRTERVTVQGSIAGNNISVIGTLSGLGLGITRLPNCRALAPIIGRNALRQILPGWSTEPLPVFAIFPSPVVPAKTRVFMEFLRPWLDPAD from the coding sequence ATGGAATCCAGTCCCATCCAGTTGAACGATATTGCGCTGTTCGTTGAAGTCGCCCGCCGCAAGAGTTTCAGCATGGCCGCGCGCGCGCTGTCCATGCCGACTTCCACCCTATCGCGCCGCATCGGCCAGTTGGAACAGGCCATCGGATTGCGACTCATCAACCGCAATACGCGGCGCCTGGAACTTACCGACGCCGGCGCGGCATACCTGCGCCGCTGCCAGGGGTTGGTCGACGAGGCGCGTCTCGCGCACGAACAGTTGCTGACGCTGTCGGCGCGCCCACAAGGGCGCCTGAGCATCTCCATTCCCTACAGCATGGCCATCTGGCTGCTGCCCGAAGCGCTCCAGGCGTTCACTGAACGCTACCCCGACCTGGAATGCGAATTCGACCTCAGCCTGAAACCGACCGAGAACTCACAGGGCGGCCCCTTCGATGTCGCGTTGCGGTTCGGCCGCGAGCAAGTGGCGGCCGAGCTTGCCACGGAAGACCCGACGGTGCAGCAAATCGCCACACTGGACAGCTACCTGTACGCATCGGCCGATTATCTGCAGACCCACGGCGAGCCGCGGCAGCCGGCCGACCTGTCGGCCCACGAATGCCTGCGCACGGCCATCGATCGCGAGCATTCGGTATGGACACTGCGCAACGGCGACCGCACCGAGCGCGTCACGGTGCAGGGTTCCATCGCGGGTAACAACATCAGCGTCATCGGCACGCTGTCCGGGCTGGGGCTGGGCATCACGCGGCTGCCGAACTGCCGGGCGCTGGCGCCTATTATTGGCCGCAACGCGCTGCGGCAGATACTGCCCGGCTGGAGCACCGAGCCGCTGCCGGTATTCGCGATTTTCCCGTCGCCCGTGGTGCCGGCCAAGACGCGGGTATTCATGGAATTCCTGCGGCCCTGGCTGGACCCAGCCGACTAA
- a CDS encoding glycosyltransferase family 2 protein: MSDPHHMFTVLTPTYNRAATLYRVYESLRRQTCRDFEWLVVDDGSTDRTHEAVLAWQAQADFPIRYVWQKNRHKKTAFNRGVREARGEFVVTLDSDDEIPPRALQILQEAWDAIAPGQREGYVGVTGLCARPDGTIVGDAFPQDVFDTSAVEMYFRHRIKGEKFGSMRTDVLRRFPFPEDVEGFVPESLIWWAMARAGYLNRCINQVVRIYHPSPDGLSRGAVSVRNNAQGLYLLAWDILEHHMDWFRYRPKEFLMAAARYTRFRLDLKYSGLPTAVQAYRLTVPSARALVAVMWPLGYALYWRDRRRGLA; this comes from the coding sequence ATGAGTGACCCGCATCACATGTTCACGGTACTGACGCCCACCTACAACCGGGCCGCCACGTTGTACCGTGTGTATGAATCCCTACGGCGGCAGACCTGTCGTGACTTCGAATGGCTGGTCGTGGATGATGGTTCCACTGACCGCACCCACGAGGCCGTGCTCGCCTGGCAGGCGCAGGCCGATTTCCCCATTCGCTACGTGTGGCAGAAAAACCGCCACAAGAAAACCGCATTCAATCGCGGCGTGCGCGAGGCGCGCGGCGAGTTCGTGGTCACGCTGGATAGCGACGACGAAATTCCGCCGCGGGCGCTGCAGATCCTGCAAGAAGCCTGGGACGCTATTGCACCCGGGCAGCGCGAGGGTTATGTGGGCGTGACCGGCCTGTGCGCCCGCCCCGACGGTACCATCGTGGGCGACGCCTTTCCTCAGGATGTTTTCGATACGTCGGCGGTCGAGATGTATTTCCGCCATCGCATCAAGGGCGAGAAATTCGGCAGCATGCGCACCGACGTTTTGCGCCGCTTCCCGTTTCCCGAAGACGTGGAAGGCTTCGTGCCCGAAAGCCTGATCTGGTGGGCCATGGCGCGCGCCGGCTATCTGAACCGCTGCATCAACCAGGTGGTGCGCATCTACCATCCCAGCCCCGATGGCCTGAGCCGCGGCGCCGTGTCGGTGCGCAACAATGCGCAGGGCCTGTACCTGCTGGCCTGGGACATCCTGGAACACCACATGGACTGGTTCCGCTACCGGCCCAAGGAATTCCTGATGGCCGCCGCGCGCTACACGCGGTTCCGGCTCGACCTGAAGTATTCCGGCCTGCCTACCGCCGTGCAGGCCTACCGCCTGACGGTTCCCTCCGCGAGGGCCCTGGTGGCCGTGATGTGGCCGCTGGGCTACGCGCTGTATTGGCGCGACCGGCGGCGCGGGCTGGCGTAG
- a CDS encoding DMT family transporter, which yields MPDASPAPSARHMLLPLMAALIWSLNMVVTKMAASVIEPAAIGFYRWVLAALLLTPFALPRVLRNWHAIAPHLGKLAVLGALGMALYQGLTYVAAATTTATNMGIITAMVPLLTIILGSLVLRERPAATAVLGGALSLAGLGVLLGEGDPLRLLEVGGSFGDALMGLAALAYAMYGVLLRRWPLPIGMWQSLYVQVLFGIALQLPSFLLAPASPLNAGNIPLVLYAGIFPSLFAPYLWMQGVRHLGPNRTSIFLNLMPVATVAIAAVMLGEVPHAYHVAGGLMALAGVSLAQWRPRRTAPR from the coding sequence ATGCCCGATGCCTCTCCCGCGCCGTCCGCGCGCCATATGTTGCTGCCGCTCATGGCGGCGCTGATCTGGTCCTTGAACATGGTAGTGACCAAGATGGCGGCCAGCGTCATCGAGCCGGCTGCCATCGGCTTCTACCGCTGGGTGCTGGCGGCGCTGCTGCTGACGCCGTTCGCGCTGCCGCGCGTACTGCGCAACTGGCACGCCATCGCGCCCCACCTGGGCAAGCTGGCCGTGCTGGGCGCGCTGGGCATGGCCTTGTACCAGGGCCTGACCTATGTCGCGGCCGCCACCACCACCGCCACCAATATGGGCATCATTACCGCCATGGTGCCGCTGCTCACGATCATCCTGGGCAGCCTGGTGCTGCGCGAGCGCCCCGCGGCCACGGCGGTGCTGGGCGGCGCCTTGTCGCTGGCGGGCCTGGGCGTGCTGCTGGGCGAGGGCGATCCGCTGCGCCTGCTCGAAGTGGGCGGCAGCTTTGGCGACGCCCTGATGGGGCTGGCGGCGCTGGCTTACGCCATGTACGGCGTGCTGCTGCGCCGCTGGCCTTTGCCGATAGGCATGTGGCAGTCCCTGTACGTGCAGGTGCTGTTCGGCATCGCGCTGCAGTTGCCGTCGTTTCTGCTGGCCCCGGCCTCGCCGCTGAATGCCGGCAACATCCCGCTGGTGCTGTACGCGGGCATTTTCCCGTCTTTGTTCGCGCCCTATCTGTGGATGCAGGGCGTGCGCCACCTGGGCCCCAACCGCACCAGCATTTTCCTGAACCTGATGCCGGTGGCCACCGTGGCCATTGCCGCCGTCATGCTGGGCGAGGTGCCGCATGCGTACCACGTGGCGGGCGGCCTGATGGCGCTGGCCGGCGTCAGCCTGGCGCAGTGGCGCCCGCGCCGGACGGCGCCGCGCTAG
- the ettA gene encoding energy-dependent translational throttle protein EttA: MAQYVYTMNRVGKIVPPKRQILRDISLSFFPGAKIGVLGLNGSGKSTLLKIMAGVDKEIEGEAVPMPGLNIGYLPQEPQLDPAHTVRQAVEEGLGAVVQAKKRLDEVYAAYAEPDADFDALAAEQAELEAVIAAAASSGADDIEHQMEIAADALRLPPWDATVGNLSGGEKRRVALCRLLLSKPDMLLLDEPTNHLDAESVEWLEQFLHKFPGTVVGVTHDRYFLDNAAEWILELDRGHGIPWKGNYSSWLEQKEARLKQEEAAESARQKTIKKELEWVRQNPKGRQAKAKARLSRFEELSSYEYQKRNETQEIFIPVGERLGNEVIEFNNVSKAYGDRLLIDNLSFKVPPGAIVGIIGANGAGKSTLFRMIAGREQPDSGTIAIGQTVKLAFVDQSRDSLQDNKTVFDAVSDGADLLTVGKFEMSSRAYLGRFNFKGADQNKIVGQLSGGERGRLHLAKTLIAGGNVLLLDEPSNDLDVETLRALEDALLEFPGCVMVISHDRWFLDRIATHILAFEGDSQVVFFDGNYQEYEADKKRRLGEEGAKPRRLRYKALK; encoded by the coding sequence ATGGCCCAATACGTCTACACCATGAACCGCGTTGGCAAGATCGTGCCGCCCAAGCGGCAGATCCTGCGCGATATTTCCCTTTCGTTTTTCCCCGGTGCCAAGATCGGCGTGCTGGGCCTGAACGGCTCGGGCAAGTCGACGCTGCTCAAGATCATGGCCGGCGTCGACAAGGAAATCGAAGGCGAAGCCGTGCCCATGCCGGGCCTGAACATCGGCTACCTGCCGCAAGAACCGCAGCTCGATCCGGCCCACACCGTGCGCCAGGCCGTCGAAGAAGGGCTGGGCGCGGTGGTGCAGGCCAAGAAGCGCCTGGATGAAGTCTACGCGGCGTATGCCGAGCCCGACGCCGATTTCGACGCGCTGGCCGCCGAGCAGGCCGAGCTCGAAGCCGTCATCGCGGCGGCGGCTTCCAGTGGCGCCGACGACATCGAGCACCAGATGGAAATCGCCGCCGACGCGCTGCGCCTGCCGCCCTGGGACGCTACGGTGGGCAATCTGTCGGGCGGTGAAAAGCGCCGCGTGGCGCTGTGCCGGCTGCTGCTGTCCAAGCCCGACATGCTGCTGCTGGACGAACCCACCAACCACCTCGACGCCGAAAGCGTCGAATGGCTGGAGCAGTTCCTGCACAAGTTTCCGGGCACGGTGGTGGGCGTTACCCACGACCGCTACTTCCTCGACAACGCGGCCGAGTGGATTCTCGAACTCGATCGCGGCCATGGCATTCCCTGGAAGGGCAACTACAGCTCGTGGCTCGAACAGAAGGAAGCGCGCCTCAAGCAGGAAGAAGCCGCCGAATCCGCGCGCCAGAAAACCATCAAGAAAGAACTCGAGTGGGTGCGCCAGAATCCCAAGGGCCGCCAGGCCAAGGCCAAGGCGCGCCTGTCGCGCTTTGAAGAGCTGTCTTCGTACGAATACCAGAAGCGCAACGAAACCCAGGAAATCTTCATTCCCGTGGGCGAACGCCTGGGCAATGAGGTCATCGAGTTCAACAACGTCAGCAAGGCCTATGGCGACCGCCTGCTGATCGACAACCTCAGTTTCAAGGTGCCGCCGGGCGCTATTGTTGGCATCATCGGCGCCAACGGCGCCGGCAAGTCGACGCTGTTCCGCATGATCGCCGGGCGCGAGCAACCCGATTCGGGCACCATCGCCATCGGCCAGACCGTGAAGCTGGCTTTCGTCGACCAGTCGCGCGATTCGCTGCAAGACAACAAGACCGTGTTCGACGCGGTGTCCGACGGCGCCGACCTGCTCACCGTGGGTAAGTTCGAGATGTCCTCGCGCGCATACCTGGGCCGCTTCAACTTCAAGGGCGCCGACCAGAACAAGATCGTCGGCCAGTTGTCGGGCGGCGAGCGCGGCCGGCTGCACCTGGCCAAGACCCTGATCGCCGGCGGCAACGTGCTGCTGCTCGACGAGCCGTCCAACGACCTGGACGTGGAAACCCTGCGCGCGCTCGAAGACGCGCTGCTGGAATTCCCCGGCTGCGTCATGGTGATCAGCCACGACCGCTGGTTCCTCGACCGCATTGCCACGCACATTCTGGCCTTCGAAGGCGATTCGCAGGTGGTGTTCTTCGACGGCAACTACCAGGAATACGAAGCCGACAAGAAGCGCCGGCTGGGCGAAGAGGGCGCCAAGCCGCGCCGCCTGCGCTACAAGGCCCTGAAATAA
- a CDS encoding isochorismatase family protein, with the protein MLLQATDSTLLIVDMQERLMPAIAHGAEQAGVVERLAQGARLLDVPVVATEHASDALGHTIEPLRGLTQAVFQKRHFSAAREPGFDAWLPAARRSVLVVGWEAHVCVLQTIVGLLELNYRAVLVSDGVGSRRPADQHAGMRRMRAAGATVVTAEMALFEWMESCDHPRFRDVLRLVK; encoded by the coding sequence ATGCTGCTGCAAGCCACCGATTCGACGCTGCTGATCGTCGACATGCAGGAACGCCTGATGCCGGCCATCGCGCACGGCGCCGAGCAGGCCGGAGTTGTCGAGCGGCTGGCGCAGGGCGCGCGCCTGCTGGATGTTCCGGTGGTCGCCACCGAGCACGCCAGCGACGCCCTGGGCCACACCATCGAGCCATTGCGCGGCCTGACGCAGGCGGTATTTCAAAAACGGCATTTTTCCGCGGCTCGCGAGCCCGGCTTCGATGCCTGGTTGCCCGCCGCGCGACGCAGCGTGCTGGTGGTCGGATGGGAGGCGCATGTCTGTGTGCTGCAAACCATTGTGGGGCTGCTCGAACTGAATTACCGAGCAGTGCTGGTGTCCGATGGCGTCGGCTCGCGCCGGCCCGCCGACCAGCACGCGGGCATGCGCCGCATGCGCGCCGCGGGGGCCACCGTGGTCACCGCCGAAATGGCTTTGTTCGAGTGGATGGAGAGCTGCGACCATCCCCGCTTCCGCGACGTGTTACGTTTAGTGAAATAA
- a CDS encoding glycine zipper 2TM domain-containing protein: protein MKIGTFAKISTAIVLAASVAGCSSWDSMNRRQKSTVGGAAIGGVAGAVISGGGVLGTVGGAALGGIIGDQVGK from the coding sequence ATGAAAATCGGAACCTTCGCAAAAATCAGTACAGCCATTGTGTTGGCGGCATCCGTCGCGGGATGCTCGTCGTGGGACAGCATGAACCGCCGCCAGAAAAGCACGGTCGGAGGCGCCGCCATCGGCGGTGTGGCCGGCGCGGTGATCAGCGGCGGCGGCGTCCTGGGCACGGTGGGGGGCGCCGCGCTAGGCGGCATCATCGGCGACCAGGTCGGCAAGTAA
- a CDS encoding LuxR family transcriptional regulator, with translation MTETQLEELAFRESPSPLIMTEHRRILRCNKAFASLFGYSVEELTGELILKLYPCSADYYEIGERCLNALRHNTAYEDERFMQHRSKEIFWARARGVTLTPQDPFSLMIWNFDRIQHRPSKTASLTPREQEIAGFIVNGLTCKETASELGISHRTVEVHRGRLMRKLNAKNTAELVSRIILVTNGE, from the coding sequence ATGACTGAGACACAACTGGAAGAACTGGCGTTCCGCGAATCGCCCTCGCCGCTGATCATGACCGAGCATCGGCGCATCCTGCGCTGCAACAAGGCGTTCGCGTCGTTGTTCGGCTATTCGGTCGAAGAACTCACCGGCGAGCTCATCCTGAAGCTCTATCCGTGCAGCGCCGACTACTACGAAATCGGCGAACGCTGCCTGAACGCGCTGCGCCACAACACCGCGTATGAAGACGAGCGCTTCATGCAGCATCGCAGCAAAGAAATTTTCTGGGCCCGTGCGCGCGGCGTCACGCTGACGCCGCAAGACCCCTTCAGCCTGATGATCTGGAACTTCGACCGCATCCAGCACCGGCCCAGCAAGACGGCCTCGCTGACGCCGCGCGAACAGGAAATCGCGGGCTTCATCGTCAACGGGCTCACCTGCAAGGAAACCGCATCCGAGCTGGGCATTTCGCACCGCACGGTCGAGGTGCACCGGGGCCGGTTGATGCGCAAGCTCAACGCCAAGAACACCGCCGAACTGGTGTCGCGCATCATTCTCGTCACCAACGGCGAATGA
- a CDS encoding acetyl-CoA acetyltransferase, which yields MNRHTVSLVGSGHTKFGRLDALRLEDLIVSAAREAMDDAGVPASEVDAVFLGHFNSGMVSDGFASSLIHQASPDLRFKPAVRCENACASGAAAIAAGVAAIQAGQAEIVLVVGAEKMTHNTTADVTRALAGAGYQNDADEAALSFPQVFARAAQEYTRRYRDPLPAMAAIASKNHGNAMRNPLAQMHRALDVEACNTVSDRNPLIAPPLRLTDCSLVTDGAAAVILASAERARSFPREVALRSLAHVSDLLPMSARDFLAFEGPRKAIGDALAGAGIQLRDLDFAEVHDCFTIAELLIYEAMGLAPAGEGHRVLDDGTVMRGGALPVNLSGGLKAKGHPVGATGVSMHALGFRQLTGRAGEMQVDGASLGLVFNMGGAAVANYASVLEAKRA from the coding sequence ATGAACAGGCACACCGTTTCGCTGGTCGGCAGCGGCCACACCAAATTCGGCCGGCTCGACGCGCTCAGGCTCGAAGACCTCATCGTCAGCGCGGCGCGCGAAGCCATGGACGACGCGGGCGTGCCCGCCAGCGAAGTCGACGCGGTCTTTCTCGGGCACTTCAATTCCGGCATGGTCAGCGACGGCTTTGCATCGTCGCTCATTCACCAGGCCTCGCCCGACCTGCGGTTCAAGCCGGCCGTGCGCTGCGAGAACGCCTGCGCGTCCGGCGCCGCCGCAATCGCCGCCGGCGTGGCGGCCATCCAGGCCGGCCAGGCCGAGATCGTGCTGGTGGTGGGCGCCGAAAAAATGACCCACAACACCACGGCCGACGTCACGCGCGCGCTGGCGGGCGCCGGCTACCAGAACGACGCCGACGAAGCCGCGCTGAGTTTTCCGCAGGTCTTCGCGCGGGCCGCGCAAGAATACACGCGCCGCTACCGCGATCCGCTGCCGGCCATGGCCGCCATTGCGTCCAAGAACCACGGCAATGCCATGCGCAACCCGCTGGCGCAAATGCACCGGGCGCTCGACGTCGAGGCCTGCAACACGGTGTCGGACCGCAATCCCCTGATCGCGCCGCCGCTGCGGCTGACCGACTGCTCGCTGGTCACTGACGGCGCGGCCGCGGTCATACTGGCCAGCGCCGAGCGGGCGCGCAGTTTTCCGCGCGAAGTCGCCCTGCGCAGCCTGGCGCATGTCAGCGACCTGCTGCCCATGTCCGCGCGCGATTTCCTGGCCTTCGAAGGGCCGCGCAAGGCCATCGGCGACGCCCTGGCCGGCGCCGGCATCCAGCTTCGCGACCTGGATTTCGCCGAAGTGCACGACTGCTTCACCATCGCCGAATTGCTCATCTACGAAGCCATGGGGCTGGCGCCGGCAGGCGAGGGACACCGCGTGCTGGACGACGGCACCGTCATGCGCGGCGGCGCGCTGCCGGTGAACCTGTCTGGCGGCCTGAAGGCCAAGGGGCATCCGGTGGGCGCCACGGGCGTGTCCATGCATGCGCTGGGTTTCCGCCAGCTTACCGGGCGCGCGGGCGAGATGCAGGTCGACGGCGCGTCGCTCGGCCTGGTGTTCAACATGGGGGGCGCGGCGGTGGCCAATTACGCCTCGGTTCTTGAAGCAAAGCGGGCGTAG
- a CDS encoding class I adenylate-forming enzyme family protein, with protein sequence MNVANWLHARALQTPAAPALFHGAECRADYRQFAARAAALGAAMVSRHGVRAGDRVALYMPNRVEYLVAMYAAWWAGAVIVPINYKLHVKEAAWIAADAQAALLVTDAGSQFEPGLLPEGCRELGVDTSEFEAAMRAADAFGAPAPVEPGALAWLFYTSGTTGRPKGVMLSHDNLVAMALCYPYDVDSVSAADAWLYAAPMSHGAGLYNFMFVRAGARHVVPASRGFDSTEIFDLARQLRDICLFAAPTMIKRMVREAPARVTGLRTIVCGGAPLYAADLVQALDALGPVLAQIYGQGESPMTITAMRKDAIADRGQPRWAERIASVGTAQSCMEVRVVDASFNDLPAGECGEVVARGPAVMSGYWRNEAASRQALADGWLRTGDIGFLSDDGFLTLTDRSKDVIISGGTNIYPREVEEVIARHPDVFEVAVVGAPHPEWGEEVVAFVVARPGGKPLDAAALEAWCRAEMASFKKPRRYEFCADLPKNSYGKILKTDLRARAKSGALAV encoded by the coding sequence ATGAATGTCGCCAATTGGCTCCATGCGCGGGCCTTGCAGACCCCGGCCGCCCCGGCCCTGTTCCACGGCGCCGAGTGCCGCGCCGATTACCGCCAGTTCGCCGCGCGCGCGGCGGCGCTGGGCGCCGCCATGGTCAGCCGCCATGGCGTGCGTGCGGGCGACCGCGTTGCGTTGTACATGCCGAACCGTGTCGAGTACCTGGTTGCCATGTACGCCGCATGGTGGGCCGGCGCGGTCATCGTGCCCATCAACTACAAGCTGCACGTAAAAGAGGCAGCCTGGATCGCCGCCGACGCCCAGGCCGCGTTGCTGGTCACCGACGCCGGCAGCCAGTTCGAGCCTGGCCTGCTGCCCGAGGGATGCCGCGAACTGGGAGTGGATACCAGCGAGTTCGAGGCCGCGATGCGCGCGGCCGATGCGTTCGGCGCGCCCGCGCCGGTCGAGCCCGGCGCGCTGGCCTGGCTGTTCTATACGTCGGGCACCACCGGTCGGCCCAAAGGGGTCATGCTCAGCCACGACAATCTCGTCGCCATGGCGCTGTGCTACCCGTACGACGTCGACAGCGTGTCGGCCGCCGACGCCTGGCTTTACGCGGCGCCCATGTCGCATGGCGCGGGCCTGTACAACTTCATGTTCGTGCGCGCCGGGGCGCGCCACGTGGTGCCGGCATCGCGGGGCTTCGACAGCACCGAGATCTTCGACCTGGCCCGCCAGCTGCGCGACATCTGCCTGTTCGCCGCGCCCACCATGATCAAGCGCATGGTCCGCGAGGCGCCCGCCCGCGTCACCGGGCTGCGCACCATCGTGTGCGGCGGGGCGCCCCTGTATGCCGCCGACCTGGTCCAGGCGCTGGACGCGCTCGGCCCCGTTCTGGCGCAAATCTACGGCCAGGGCGAAAGCCCCATGACCATCACGGCGATGCGCAAAGACGCCATTGCCGATCGCGGCCAGCCGCGCTGGGCCGAGCGCATCGCCTCGGTGGGCACGGCCCAGTCCTGCATGGAAGTGCGGGTGGTCGACGCGTCATTTAACGACCTGCCCGCCGGCGAATGCGGCGAGGTCGTGGCGCGCGGCCCGGCGGTCATGAGCGGATACTGGCGCAATGAAGCCGCGTCCCGGCAGGCCCTGGCCGATGGCTGGCTGCGCACGGGCGATATCGGGTTCCTGAGCGACGACGGCTTCCTGACGCTGACCGATCGCTCGAAAGACGTGATCATCTCGGGCGGCACCAATATCTACCCGCGCGAGGTCGAAGAAGTCATCGCCCGCCATCCCGACGTATTCGAGGTGGCGGTGGTCGGTGCGCCGCACCCGGAATGGGGCGAAGAGGTGGTGGCGTTCGTGGTGGCCCGCCCGGGCGGCAAGCCCCTGGATGCGGCCGCGCTCGAGGCCTGGTGCCGCGCCGAGATGGCCTCGTTCAAGAAGCCCCGGCGCTACGAGTTCTGCGCCGACCTGCCCAAGAACAGCTACGGAAAGATACTCAAGACGGATTTGCGGGCGCGCGCGAAATCGGGCGCCCTGGCGGTTTAG
- a CDS encoding C4-dicarboxylate TRAP transporter substrate-binding protein, giving the protein MKRREFIKASGLLAGAGALGGLGGVAHAKDKVTFKFDSYVSETAGPSWLDRWFLDQLEKRSGGVVKVRRYWAASLNKVGEHLPAVRDNTSEMSLISPGYYQADLPVTRGLEWYFRMNRADALLQVCRDVYGEFQPLRDEWEKRHRAKVMYWTNWNYAPLITRTPIKSLDDIKGKRIRGYGVATDVIERLGGTAVPMAAPEVYTALERGVLDGVYGFDFITAVAYKLHEIAPHFTDIGDGPHAPAATVINVDAWGAFPAQVQATCNELVDEIYGGQYSTIMNKVLRDYVKKATSEGVKFHVLDDAQKQSAKALIQPAQVNNWIDSVAAPAGIDGKRMQALIDQAIAKHDAKGTLLRPSEIALQA; this is encoded by the coding sequence ATGAAACGTCGTGAATTCATCAAGGCCAGCGGTCTGCTGGCGGGCGCCGGCGCACTGGGTGGCTTGGGCGGGGTGGCGCATGCCAAGGACAAGGTCACGTTCAAGTTCGACAGCTACGTGTCCGAGACCGCCGGGCCGTCGTGGCTGGACAGGTGGTTCCTGGACCAGCTGGAAAAACGTTCCGGCGGGGTCGTGAAGGTGCGCCGCTATTGGGCCGCCTCGCTGAACAAGGTGGGCGAACACCTGCCGGCGGTGCGCGACAACACCTCGGAAATGAGCCTGATCTCGCCGGGATACTACCAGGCCGACCTGCCCGTGACGCGCGGCCTGGAATGGTACTTCCGCATGAACCGGGCCGACGCCCTGCTGCAGGTGTGCCGCGACGTGTACGGCGAATTCCAGCCGCTGCGCGACGAATGGGAAAAGCGCCACCGCGCCAAGGTCATGTACTGGACCAACTGGAACTACGCGCCGCTGATCACGCGCACGCCGATCAAATCGCTGGACGACATCAAGGGCAAGCGCATCCGCGGTTACGGCGTGGCCACCGACGTCATCGAGCGCCTGGGCGGAACGGCGGTGCCCATGGCCGCGCCCGAGGTGTACACGGCGCTGGAACGCGGCGTGCTCGACGGCGTATATGGTTTCGACTTCATCACGGCGGTGGCCTACAAGCTGCATGAAATCGCGCCGCACTTCACCGACATCGGCGACGGCCCGCACGCGCCCGCTGCCACGGTCATCAACGTCGATGCCTGGGGCGCATTCCCGGCCCAGGTGCAGGCCACCTGCAACGAACTGGTAGACGAAATCTACGGCGGCCAGTATTCCACCATCATGAACAAGGTGCTGCGCGACTACGTAAAGAAGGCCACGAGCGAAGGCGTGAAGTTCCATGTGCTGGACGACGCGCAGAAGCAGTCGGCCAAGGCGCTGATCCAGCCGGCGCAGGTGAACAACTGGATCGACAGCGTGGCCGCGCCCGCCGGCATCGACGGCAAGCGCATGCAGGCGCTGATCGACCAGGCTATCGCCAAGCACGACGCCAAGGGCACGCTGCTGCGTCCTTCCGAAATCGCGCTGCAGGCCTGA
- a CDS encoding TRAP transporter small permease, giving the protein MRQLENFFRLVSNLFGAVSLVFLMFLMLGTTLDAAARGIWGRPISGVFELAELSMVLVVFLGLGWTMLDNAHIRVTLLVERMPPWAARIAETLSWGFAALLLLILAVPSTQDAAHSFAIREFRWGYIEFPIWWAKIVLAVGLWFGFLQLAFHTLYVALRGQPAQPAQGPATATAGAGVRIEP; this is encoded by the coding sequence ATGCGGCAACTCGAAAATTTCTTCAGATTGGTATCGAACCTGTTCGGCGCCGTCTCGCTGGTTTTCCTGATGTTCCTGATGCTGGGCACCACCCTGGACGCGGCGGCCCGGGGGATATGGGGGCGGCCGATTTCCGGCGTGTTTGAACTGGCCGAGCTCAGCATGGTGCTGGTGGTGTTCCTGGGCCTGGGCTGGACCATGCTCGACAACGCGCACATCCGGGTCACCTTGCTGGTGGAGCGCATGCCGCCCTGGGCCGCGCGCATCGCCGAGACGCTTTCCTGGGGCTTCGCCGCGCTGTTGCTGCTGATCCTGGCGGTGCCGTCCACGCAGGACGCGGCGCACTCGTTCGCCATCCGGGAGTTTCGCTGGGGGTACATCGAATTCCCGATCTGGTGGGCCAAGATCGTGCTGGCGGTGGGGCTGTGGTTCGGCTTCCTGCAGCTTGCCTTTCACACACTGTACGTGGCGCTGCGGGGGCAACCCGCCCAACCCGCGCAGGGCCCTGCCACAGCCACGGCGGGCGCCGGCGTTCGCATCGAGCCCTGA